Proteins found in one Acidobacteriota bacterium genomic segment:
- a CDS encoding sigma-70 family RNA polymerase sigma factor, with amino-acid sequence MTEPADRSVAARLEALVVGESGATAWLYDTFAPVFRSRLQRRYSYVDPEDVLHDAFVQFFRDDCRVLREFGRRVAPAAQTRAALERYLWGLVCGLVSNHRRSASFRNSRPLLEVEMEDSAASGEAAVVAREQLRKLDACLRATGDRLYLYFKLRYSEGLSPEEIARVTGWSRKQTYKLKQAVDRAARRCAEKIGVLP; translated from the coding sequence TTGACCGAACCGGCCGACCGGAGCGTGGCGGCCCGTCTCGAGGCCCTGGTGGTCGGCGAAAGCGGGGCTACCGCATGGCTCTACGACACCTTTGCGCCGGTCTTTCGATCTCGCCTACAGCGCCGATACTCCTACGTCGATCCGGAGGATGTTCTGCACGATGCTTTCGTGCAGTTCTTCCGCGATGACTGCAGGGTGCTGAGGGAGTTCGGCCGGCGAGTCGCACCGGCGGCTCAGACTCGGGCCGCTCTCGAGCGCTATCTGTGGGGCCTGGTGTGTGGCTTGGTGAGCAACCATCGGCGATCCGCGAGCTTTCGTAACTCGCGCCCTCTGCTCGAGGTCGAGATGGAGGACTCGGCCGCCAGTGGCGAAGCCGCCGTCGTGGCTCGCGAGCAGCTCCGCAAGCTCGATGCCTGCTTGCGAGCGACCGGAGATCGTCTCTACCTCTACTTCAAGTTGCGCTACTCGGAAGGTCTCTCGCCGGAAGAGATCGCCCGCGTGACCGGCTGGTCGAGAAAGCAGACCTACAAGCTGAAGCAGGCCGTCGATCGGGCGGCACGGCGCTGTGCCGAGAAGATCGGAGTTTTGCCATGA
- a CDS encoding molybdenum cofactor biosynthesis protein MoaE: MTGLTDQAIDLAAVQRAVLDRGRGAVLLFLGTVRDHHRGRPVTGLTYTAYRPMAERALARIVDDLEGTHEELGASIVHRLGEVAAGEASVIIAVASPHRAAAYEASRTALERLKAEVPIWKREHYRDGPSIWREEESLVGPS, translated from the coding sequence ATGACCGGGTTGACGGATCAGGCGATCGACCTCGCCGCGGTGCAACGAGCGGTGCTCGATCGCGGCCGCGGCGCGGTGCTGCTGTTTCTCGGAACGGTTCGAGACCATCACCGCGGCCGTCCGGTGACCGGCCTCACCTACACCGCCTACCGGCCGATGGCGGAGCGCGCTCTGGCACGCATCGTCGACGACCTCGAAGGAACACACGAAGAGCTCGGGGCCAGCATCGTCCATCGCCTCGGCGAGGTCGCCGCCGGCGAGGCGAGCGTGATCATCGCGGTCGCCTCACCGCACCGCGCCGCCGCCTACGAAGCCAGCCGAACCGCCCTCGAGCGCCTCAAAGCCGAAGTGCCGATCTGGAAACGCGAGCACTATCGCGACGGCCCGTCGATCTGGCGCGAAGAAGAGTCGCTGGTCGGACCTTCATAA
- a CDS encoding sulfatase — MTRKGPRWWFARAGALAVAGYLILGCGRPPAESDSAPRARLPRGVVFEGPPVLCLPGREWRADDAWLFLGTATIPCAVRETPQDGWWFELEPMGPTATYRYSMLWDGEVIAELAPEAGPWKFVIPAARLSPGEHQLEIRRQREYRDQQYGANWLDNRFRRIRSGANPESLTGLPPRTHPSVRLLSDFLRFGVVGRGPVKRGGWMFVGPSSRSLILEGPGRLHLRPENLSSRPGRFRARRRGAEVVETEVPAGFATSLELELPAGESHWELSVDGVEHGLFLWSQPRLETSAPGRLPPVVLVTLDTTRRDALTPYGAPRQATPHLARFARRATVWDRAHSTSPWTLPSHASIFTGLYPSRHRAGVQESALNPARRTLAERLRDAGYTTLGFAGGSLSSSRFGVAQGFDYFRDPERYQDTGDVLVRAVRRALEEPLGGPLFLFVNLFDAHAPYEPPEPFASDWQVPAKRQQVPIATLWGQLANGDQRAWRRIRDNQAPAGERELAWLEAAYRAEVAFTDQQVGELFALLESKGLFDDAWVVVTADHGELLGEGGFFSHGARLDPELVEVPLLIKEPRQRHRRRRDGLVSGVDLFPSLLAAAGLEIPPSDGRVLGRDQTHPLVLFEEHRSLVHPLPPAPRVIAAQLFGLQRSQQRQVFWEDGEECRRRSGTAWRPEPCPQGSEVLRRRVLEKLSAAPLVVDPGELPEEEAAALRALGYL; from the coding sequence GTGACGAGGAAAGGTCCGCGGTGGTGGTTCGCGAGAGCGGGCGCTCTCGCCGTGGCGGGCTATCTGATCCTGGGCTGCGGCCGACCCCCAGCCGAATCCGATTCGGCTCCGCGAGCGCGGCTGCCCCGCGGTGTCGTCTTCGAGGGGCCCCCGGTGCTCTGTCTGCCGGGCAGAGAATGGCGGGCCGACGATGCCTGGCTGTTCCTCGGCACGGCGACGATTCCCTGCGCGGTGCGGGAAACGCCGCAGGATGGCTGGTGGTTCGAGCTCGAGCCGATGGGGCCAACGGCGACCTACCGTTACTCGATGCTGTGGGATGGCGAGGTGATCGCCGAGCTCGCGCCCGAGGCTGGACCTTGGAAGTTTGTGATCCCCGCGGCGCGTCTGTCGCCCGGCGAGCATCAGCTCGAGATCCGCCGCCAGCGCGAATATCGCGATCAACAGTACGGCGCCAACTGGCTCGACAACCGCTTCCGCCGCATTCGCTCCGGAGCCAACCCGGAGTCGCTGACCGGCCTGCCACCGCGCACCCATCCATCGGTTCGGCTGCTTTCGGATTTCCTGCGCTTCGGAGTGGTGGGGCGGGGACCGGTGAAGCGTGGCGGATGGATGTTCGTCGGTCCGAGCTCGCGCTCGCTGATTCTCGAGGGACCCGGCAGGCTGCACTTGCGGCCGGAAAATCTGTCCTCCCGCCCGGGGAGATTTCGGGCTCGGCGGCGTGGCGCCGAGGTGGTCGAGACCGAAGTGCCGGCGGGCTTCGCCACCTCCCTCGAGCTCGAGCTGCCGGCCGGCGAGAGCCATTGGGAGCTCTCCGTCGACGGCGTGGAACACGGACTCTTTCTATGGTCGCAGCCACGTCTCGAGACCTCTGCACCGGGGCGCCTTCCGCCGGTGGTTCTGGTCACCCTCGACACCACTCGTCGCGATGCCCTGACCCCCTATGGCGCTCCGCGTCAGGCCACACCCCACCTGGCGCGCTTCGCGCGTCGTGCGACGGTATGGGATCGCGCCCACTCGACCTCTCCGTGGACCCTGCCGAGCCACGCTTCGATCTTCACCGGTCTGTACCCGTCGCGACATCGGGCGGGGGTCCAGGAGTCGGCCCTCAATCCCGCTCGCCGGACCCTCGCCGAGCGGCTCCGGGATGCCGGCTACACCACCCTCGGATTCGCCGGCGGCTCCCTTTCGTCTTCCCGTTTCGGGGTCGCCCAGGGGTTCGACTACTTCCGCGACCCGGAGCGCTACCAGGACACCGGGGATGTCCTGGTGCGAGCCGTGCGCAGGGCCCTCGAGGAGCCCCTCGGCGGGCCGCTCTTCCTGTTCGTCAATCTGTTCGATGCCCACGCCCCCTACGAGCCGCCGGAGCCTTTCGCTTCCGACTGGCAGGTGCCGGCTAAGCGCCAGCAGGTTCCGATCGCCACCCTCTGGGGACAGCTCGCGAATGGTGACCAGCGGGCTTGGCGTCGGATTCGCGACAACCAGGCGCCAGCCGGCGAGCGGGAGCTGGCTTGGCTCGAGGCGGCCTACCGTGCCGAAGTGGCCTTCACCGATCAGCAGGTCGGCGAGCTCTTTGCGCTGCTCGAATCCAAGGGACTGTTCGATGACGCTTGGGTGGTCGTCACCGCCGATCATGGCGAGCTCCTCGGTGAAGGCGGATTCTTCTCCCACGGGGCGCGCCTCGACCCCGAATTGGTGGAAGTTCCCCTGCTGATCAAGGAGCCGCGGCAGCGGCACCGGCGCCGACGCGATGGGCTGGTTTCCGGCGTCGACCTCTTCCCATCCCTGTTGGCCGCCGCCGGTCTCGAGATTCCGCCGTCGGACGGCCGCGTCCTCGGCCGTGATCAGACGCATCCGCTGGTCTTGTTCGAGGAACATCGCAGCTTGGTGCACCCGTTGCCGCCGGCACCGCGGGTGATCGCGGCGCAGCTCTTCGGGCTGCAGCGGTCGCAACAGCGCCAGGTGTTCTGGGAGGACGGCGAAGAGTGTCGGCGGCGGAGCGGCACGGCTTGGCGGCCGGAGCCCTGCCCGCAGGGTTCCGAGGTCTTGCGCCGGCGGGTGCTGGAAAAGCTCTCGGCGGCGCCGCTGGTGGTGGATCCGGGTGAGCTCCCGGAGGAAGAGGCCGCGGCGCTGCGTGCCCTCGGTTACCTCTGA
- a CDS encoding MoaD/ThiS family protein, which translates to MKIRVLGFASAGEALGAPEVELEVPADSSLGDLEGPLLAAYPSLAKIFPRLALAVDGELAAADRPLRPGCEVALLPPVSGG; encoded by the coding sequence GTGAAGATCAGAGTTCTAGGATTCGCCAGCGCCGGGGAGGCCCTCGGTGCGCCCGAGGTCGAGCTCGAGGTGCCTGCAGATTCCTCCCTCGGCGACCTCGAAGGCCCGCTGCTCGCCGCCTACCCGAGCCTCGCGAAGATCTTCCCGCGCCTCGCCCTCGCCGTCGATGGCGAGCTCGCCGCCGCCGACCGACCGCTCCGGCCGGGCTGCGAAGTCGCCCTTCTTCCGCCGGTTTCCGGTGGATGA
- a CDS encoding methylenetetrahydrofolate reductase, which yields MKVTEHLTKAQGPLISFEIIPPLRGGNVRALLEVIEQLVPHNPPFVDITSHPAEVIYEETPQEIRKRIKRKRPGTLGVCALIQNKYNIDAVPHILCQGFTREETEDFLIELKYLGIDNVLAVRGDDSGYRKPLRNGRSANNYAVDLVRQISAMNRGQYLEDSLLDAEPSSFCIGIGGYPEKHFEAPNLASDIRFAREKVEAGAEYIVTQMFFDNQRYFEFVAACRAEGVDVPIIPGLKVITSTRHLSSIPRTFHVDIPPALADEVAADPGNVAEIGVEWALAQAQELVDKGVPSVHFYVMLDAVAVTRLMAKLKL from the coding sequence GTGAAGGTTACCGAGCATCTCACCAAGGCCCAAGGGCCGCTGATCAGCTTCGAGATCATCCCACCGCTGCGCGGCGGTAACGTGCGCGCCCTGCTCGAGGTGATCGAGCAGCTGGTGCCCCACAACCCTCCCTTTGTCGACATCACCAGCCATCCGGCGGAGGTGATCTACGAGGAGACACCGCAGGAGATTCGCAAGCGGATCAAGCGTAAGCGACCTGGAACGCTCGGGGTCTGTGCCCTGATTCAGAACAAGTACAACATCGATGCCGTGCCCCACATCCTGTGCCAGGGCTTCACCCGAGAAGAGACCGAAGACTTCCTCATCGAGCTCAAGTACCTCGGGATCGACAATGTGCTGGCAGTACGCGGGGACGACAGCGGCTACCGCAAGCCCCTGCGCAATGGCCGCAGCGCCAACAACTACGCCGTCGATCTGGTGCGTCAGATCTCGGCCATGAACCGGGGCCAGTACCTCGAAGACTCGTTGCTCGATGCTGAGCCATCGAGCTTCTGCATCGGCATCGGTGGCTATCCGGAGAAGCACTTCGAAGCCCCGAACCTGGCGAGCGACATCCGCTTCGCTCGCGAGAAGGTCGAGGCCGGCGCCGAGTACATCGTCACTCAGATGTTCTTCGACAACCAGCGCTACTTCGAGTTCGTCGCGGCCTGCCGAGCGGAAGGTGTCGACGTCCCGATCATTCCAGGGCTCAAGGTGATCACCTCCACCCGCCACCTGTCGAGCATTCCGCGCACCTTCCACGTCGACATTCCGCCGGCGCTGGCCGACGAGGTGGCGGCCGATCCCGGCAACGTCGCCGAGATCGGTGTCGAGTGGGCCCTGGCCCAGGCCCAGGAGCTGGTCGACAAGGGCGTTCCCTCGGTGCATTTCTACGTCATGCTCGATGCCGTGGCGGTCACTCGCCTGATGGCCAAGCTCAAGCTCTAG
- a CDS encoding sugar transferase produces the protein MNTLTPRGKILSSLRMVGDLVIAAGTFYGAFWARINVPLPFTAQLLPEDRLRLASAEWGGVALAVVTQIFLLYFFGFYDPPEPRPRLDLLRRLSAAVGLQGLLLAGFYFLAEIQFPRSVLLLFVFANLLFLLLWRLLLERWHSPGRRRVVLVGCGPAAIEVAEKIGTHHWHGLDIVGHVIPPDEEAGEDSPALGPCLGTVDDLPSQLGSLDIDHLILAGSTPSWRTHFLDRLTGSRANRSSVLLLPGPYESMIGRMRYRWVHDLPLIEVVRESEWQINHPLKRGLDLVGALLLLFLALPVLAVCIPLIRLTSKGPAFYRQRRVGRGLEEFTLWKLRTMALDAEAETGEVLAQPDDPRLTPIGGWLRALRIDEVPQLINVLGGSMSLVGPRPERPGFVRRYLDEIPGYAERFTVVPGLTGLAQVNGEYLSSPQNKLRYDLAYIANWSPLLDLSVLFRTVKIVLTSSGT, from the coding sequence ATGAACACGCTGACACCGCGCGGAAAGATTCTGTCGTCGCTCCGAATGGTCGGCGACCTGGTGATCGCTGCCGGCACCTTCTACGGTGCTTTTTGGGCACGCATCAACGTCCCGCTGCCATTCACCGCCCAGCTTCTCCCGGAAGACCGCCTGCGGCTGGCATCGGCCGAGTGGGGAGGGGTCGCCCTGGCCGTCGTCACCCAGATCTTCCTGCTCTACTTCTTCGGCTTCTACGATCCGCCGGAGCCCCGGCCACGGCTCGACCTGCTGCGCCGCCTGAGCGCCGCCGTCGGGCTGCAGGGGTTGCTACTCGCCGGCTTCTACTTCCTCGCCGAGATCCAGTTTCCGCGCTCGGTGTTGCTGCTCTTCGTCTTCGCCAATCTGCTCTTTCTGCTGCTCTGGCGGCTGCTTTTGGAGCGCTGGCACAGCCCCGGCCGACGGCGCGTCGTGCTGGTGGGCTGCGGTCCGGCGGCGATCGAGGTGGCGGAGAAGATCGGCACCCATCACTGGCATGGCCTCGACATCGTCGGTCACGTCATTCCACCGGACGAAGAGGCGGGAGAGGATTCTCCGGCCCTCGGACCATGCCTGGGAACCGTCGACGACCTTCCGAGTCAGCTCGGGTCCCTCGACATCGATCACCTGATCCTCGCCGGCAGCACCCCGAGCTGGCGCACCCACTTCCTCGACCGCCTCACCGGCAGCCGCGCCAACCGCTCGAGCGTGCTGCTGCTGCCGGGCCCCTACGAGAGCATGATCGGCCGCATGCGCTATCGCTGGGTCCACGACCTGCCATTGATCGAAGTGGTGCGCGAAAGCGAGTGGCAGATCAACCACCCCCTCAAGCGCGGCCTCGATCTGGTCGGCGCCCTCCTACTCCTCTTCCTCGCCCTGCCGGTGTTGGCGGTCTGCATCCCACTGATCCGCCTGACCTCCAAAGGACCGGCCTTCTACCGCCAGCGGCGCGTCGGTCGAGGTCTCGAGGAGTTCACCCTCTGGAAGCTGCGCACCATGGCCCTCGACGCCGAGGCCGAAACCGGCGAGGTTCTGGCGCAGCCGGACGACCCGCGCCTGACCCCCATCGGCGGCTGGCTGCGGGCCCTGCGCATCGACGAAGTGCCCCAGCTGATCAATGTTCTGGGCGGCTCCATGAGCCTGGTCGGACCGCGCCCGGAGCGCCCCGGCTTCGTGCGCCGCTACCTCGACGAGATTCCCGGTTACGCCGAGCGCTTCACCGTCGTCCCGGGCCTCACCGGCCTCGCCCAGGTCAACGGCGAGTACCTCTCCAGCCCGCAAAACAAACTGCGCTACGACCTCGCCTACATCGCCAACTGGAGCCCACTTCTCGATCTCTCGGTGCTCTTCCGCACCGTCAAGATCGTGCTGACCTCGAGCGGGACCTAG
- a CDS encoding GNAT family N-acetyltransferase — MCRDIQFRRLPEIDPAKLMALMNDPEIRRHLPLASGDFGPAECERFVAAKEEMWQQHGFGPWAFVQHGELIGWGGLQPEGDDADVGLILRPQAWGVGRHLYGKIVKFAFEELELDSVIALLPPTRKRGGGLQRLGFEPDGEVVIGGERFVRFRLWRAGLQ; from the coding sequence GTGTGCCGTGACATCCAATTTCGGCGACTGCCGGAGATCGACCCTGCCAAGCTCATGGCTCTGATGAACGATCCGGAGATCCGTCGCCACCTACCGCTCGCCAGTGGAGACTTCGGTCCGGCAGAGTGCGAGCGCTTCGTCGCGGCCAAAGAAGAGATGTGGCAGCAGCACGGCTTCGGCCCCTGGGCTTTCGTCCAGCACGGTGAGCTCATCGGCTGGGGTGGGCTGCAGCCGGAGGGCGACGACGCGGATGTCGGTTTGATCCTGCGTCCGCAGGCGTGGGGTGTCGGCCGGCACCTCTACGGCAAGATCGTGAAGTTCGCCTTCGAGGAGCTCGAGCTGGACTCGGTGATCGCGTTGCTGCCCCCGACCAGAAAGCGCGGCGGTGGCTTGCAGCGCCTCGGCTTCGAGCCCGATGGGGAGGTGGTGATCGGAGGCGAGCGTTTCGTCAGGTTCAGGCTGTGGCGTGCAGGGCTGCAGTGA
- a CDS encoding gamma-glutamylcyclotransferase family protein translates to MTAESKPMNRIFFYGLFMDRTLLAGQGLRPEVVGPAVLPEYRIHIGERATLLQSPGRRAFGVVMTLTGQEADDLYSEPSVREYVPVRVQVELLETNEVVAASCYNLPPELGLAGANPAYAIKLAQLVEVLGFDAAYVEEIAVFGEVP, encoded by the coding sequence ATGACCGCCGAATCCAAGCCCATGAACAGGATTTTCTTCTACGGTCTCTTCATGGACCGGACTCTTCTCGCGGGGCAGGGGCTTCGCCCGGAGGTTGTCGGTCCTGCCGTTCTTCCGGAATACCGCATCCACATCGGCGAGCGTGCGACCTTGCTGCAATCTCCTGGTCGTCGCGCCTTCGGCGTCGTCATGACCCTCACCGGGCAAGAGGCGGACGATCTCTACTCGGAGCCGAGCGTTCGCGAGTACGTTCCAGTTCGCGTGCAGGTCGAGCTGCTGGAGACCAACGAAGTCGTCGCGGCCTCCTGCTACAACCTGCCGCCCGAGTTGGGCCTCGCCGGGGCAAATCCCGCCTATGCGATCAAGCTGGCGCAGCTGGTCGAGGTGCTGGGGTTCGATGCGGCGTACGTCGAAGAAATCGCCGTGTTCGGCGAAGTGCCTTAG